A single window of Ferrimonas balearica DSM 9799 DNA harbors:
- a CDS encoding endonuclease/exonuclease/phosphatase family protein yields MQFKTLGLALCALLLSACSDSSSTKNFTGTLRFATFHVDMAYDDSQGYFTLLQQTGATGDQQDPRLANLAAILQQTYQERQPDVLLLTGFSTSVGEGGRADDTAAVQFEQNYLSQPQASDLTGLSYPYRYVASTNSGQFIPYDIDGDGKLSLPEDAQGPGHFHGQNSFVLLSKYALDAEQARTFRQFKWQDVNGVSKPKRDDGTELDDDAWAALSVMDTNFVDIAMRLPDGRQISLLLTQLVDQQPAEGALRSGWAQQRNGAQLDFIADYISDRNDGDYLVDDAGRRGGANLNRPFVLMGNLNNDEDPFRLTVQTDWADTYEINSSAIRKVLSDSYLLGSNGRFNTDSLTPASFGAEEYKMGVGSSHIHPQVWTSLSGMRFSYVLPHKDLHIADSGVFWPAIGESGFQWLYDDSGASDPALSSHERLVWVDVDFGRSVN; encoded by the coding sequence ATGCAGTTCAAAACCCTGGGCCTGGCGCTGTGTGCGCTGCTGCTGAGCGCCTGCAGCGATTCCAGCTCCACCAAGAATTTTACCGGCACCCTTCGCTTTGCCACCTTCCATGTGGACATGGCGTATGACGACAGCCAGGGGTACTTCACCCTGCTGCAGCAAACCGGTGCCACCGGCGATCAGCAGGATCCGCGCCTGGCCAATCTGGCGGCGATCCTGCAACAGACCTACCAGGAGCGTCAGCCCGATGTACTGCTGCTGACCGGTTTCTCCACCAGTGTGGGTGAAGGCGGACGGGCGGATGACACTGCGGCCGTTCAGTTTGAGCAGAACTACCTGTCCCAGCCGCAGGCCTCTGACCTGACCGGGCTGAGCTACCCCTACCGCTATGTGGCGTCCACCAACTCCGGCCAGTTCATCCCTTATGACATCGATGGTGACGGCAAGCTGTCCCTGCCGGAGGACGCTCAGGGCCCGGGTCACTTCCATGGCCAGAACAGCTTTGTGCTGCTCTCCAAGTACGCCCTGGATGCTGAGCAGGCCCGCACCTTCCGCCAGTTCAAATGGCAGGACGTGAATGGTGTCAGCAAGCCCAAGCGTGACGATGGCACCGAGCTGGACGACGACGCCTGGGCGGCACTGAGCGTCATGGACACCAACTTTGTTGATATCGCCATGCGTCTGCCGGATGGCCGCCAGATCAGCCTGCTGCTGACCCAGCTGGTTGACCAGCAACCGGCCGAAGGCGCACTGCGCTCCGGTTGGGCCCAGCAGCGTAACGGCGCCCAGCTCGATTTCATTGCCGACTACATCAGTGACCGTAACGACGGGGATTACCTGGTGGATGATGCCGGCCGTCGCGGCGGTGCCAACCTGAACCGTCCGTTCGTGCTGATGGGTAACCTCAACAACGACGAAGACCCGTTCCGCCTGACCGTGCAAACCGATTGGGCTGACACTTACGAGATCAACAGCAGCGCCATCCGCAAAGTGCTGTCCGACAGCTACCTGCTGGGCTCCAACGGTCGCTTTAATACCGACAGCCTGACTCCGGCCAGTTTTGGTGCCGAGGAGTACAAAATGGGTGTGGGCTCCAGCCACATCCATCCCCAGGTGTGGACCAGCCTGAGTGGCATGCGATTCAGCTACGTGTTGCCTCATAAGGACCTGCACATCGCTGACAGCGGCGTGTTCTGGCCTGCCATTGGTGAGTCCGGCTTCCAGTGGCTGTACGACGACAGCGGCGCCTCGGATCCGGCCTTGAGCTCCCACGAGCGTCTGGTGTGGGTCGACGTGGACTTCGGTCGTTCAGTCAACTGA
- a CDS encoding acylase translates to MTRKYPLILAGILTSLTLSGCSDDKDDVAVTPPPPPVVPEPEPEPKPELVVFAPEGALEARIRRTEFGVPHITADNLESLAFGSGYAQATDHLCLLADGFIKANSERSKYFGPHKRIDYATGLPLVEDNQNLINDFGHLALGVRASAEAKFDALPDRSRAMLNGFAQGYNLYLTDLASGAIETPNLPCAGQPWVKPVEGVDLLTYLFSIAHLPGSANFFDLIFFANPGDGNEYLPVPVTPMTAATTAQYQDLTARAQRQAAQLTTPVLNERDLGSNGWGLGADVTENGKGIVLGNPHFPHTGQLRFWQSHLTIPDQMDVMGGSLVGMPGAINIGFNEHLAWTHTFSTAEHFVLYQLALAEGDRMTYLLDGEPMPITATPHQIEVNVGGGQTMVLEKTLYTTAKGPMVEAPPQAAPFTWNDNVAFFVQDANTANVDVLEHWLSMNLATDLESFQQAFRDYDGVIFNNTMYADAEGNAFYIDDSTVPHLSETAKVALTSDRVLITLKEQAGFTILPGYDSTYGFDGAVPYEEAPKLLRSDFVQNSNNSFWSTNPAAPIEGISPLYGPERGEQSLRTRMALTLMSDARGDDDKFNRDEVEAALLNNRAYLAELVLDDLLSQCEAQGTTPVVVNESLSVNVAPACAALAQWNGAQNLDSVAGALLREFGYQFNSGLLSVPFDYTDPMNTPNTLVTDGRALVALAVASENLTRNGFALDATLGSLQFVEKSLPDGSASGARFPWSGANNFEGGFNVFSYSASGGDDTLLPQHAYAPAIDVVTGAPMRSRLSTEGYHVRYGSSWMMVVGFEDDGPVARGLLSYSESNNPLSPHWNDQTRYYSENTALRPLRFTEDAIAEALLSDQTIRHQQ, encoded by the coding sequence ATGACAAGAAAATACCCGCTGATCCTCGCCGGGATCCTGACCTCTCTGACGCTGTCAGGCTGTAGCGACGACAAAGACGATGTGGCGGTGACGCCGCCACCTCCGCCGGTGGTACCTGAGCCGGAACCCGAGCCCAAGCCGGAGCTGGTGGTGTTTGCCCCGGAAGGCGCACTGGAAGCACGGATTCGTCGCACCGAATTCGGCGTACCGCACATCACCGCTGACAATCTGGAGAGCCTGGCATTCGGTTCCGGTTACGCCCAGGCCACCGACCACCTCTGCTTGCTGGCGGATGGTTTTATCAAGGCCAACAGTGAACGCTCCAAGTACTTTGGCCCCCACAAGCGAATCGATTACGCCACCGGCCTGCCGCTGGTGGAGGACAATCAGAACCTGATCAACGACTTCGGCCATCTGGCGCTGGGCGTGCGCGCCTCCGCGGAAGCGAAGTTTGATGCCCTGCCGGATCGCAGCCGGGCAATGCTTAACGGTTTTGCCCAGGGTTATAACCTCTATCTGACCGATTTGGCCTCCGGCGCGATCGAAACCCCGAACCTGCCCTGTGCCGGTCAGCCCTGGGTGAAGCCGGTGGAGGGGGTCGATCTGCTGACCTACCTGTTCTCGATTGCGCACCTGCCGGGCAGTGCGAACTTCTTTGACCTGATCTTCTTTGCCAACCCCGGTGATGGCAATGAGTACCTGCCGGTGCCCGTGACGCCGATGACCGCCGCGACCACCGCGCAGTATCAGGACCTCACCGCCCGTGCCCAGCGTCAGGCGGCGCAGTTGACCACTCCGGTGCTCAATGAGCGGGATCTGGGCTCCAACGGTTGGGGCCTGGGGGCCGACGTGACGGAGAACGGCAAAGGCATCGTGCTGGGCAATCCGCACTTCCCCCACACTGGGCAGCTTCGCTTCTGGCAGTCCCACCTGACCATTCCGGACCAGATGGATGTGATGGGCGGGTCGCTGGTGGGTATGCCCGGGGCCATCAACATCGGCTTTAACGAACACCTGGCCTGGACCCACACCTTCTCTACCGCGGAGCATTTCGTGCTGTACCAACTGGCGCTGGCGGAAGGTGACCGCATGACCTATCTGCTGGATGGCGAGCCGATGCCCATCACCGCCACCCCGCACCAGATTGAGGTGAACGTGGGCGGCGGCCAGACCATGGTGCTGGAGAAAACCCTGTACACCACCGCCAAGGGGCCGATGGTGGAAGCGCCACCCCAGGCGGCGCCCTTTACCTGGAACGACAATGTGGCGTTCTTTGTTCAGGACGCCAATACCGCCAATGTGGACGTGCTGGAGCACTGGTTGTCGATGAACCTCGCCACCGATCTGGAGAGCTTCCAGCAGGCGTTCCGTGATTACGATGGGGTGATCTTCAACAACACCATGTACGCCGATGCTGAGGGCAACGCCTTCTATATCGACGACTCCACCGTGCCGCACCTGAGCGAAACCGCGAAAGTGGCGCTGACCTCTGACCGGGTGTTGATCACCCTCAAGGAGCAGGCGGGCTTTACCATCCTGCCGGGTTACGACAGCACCTACGGCTTTGATGGGGCGGTGCCCTACGAAGAGGCCCCCAAGCTGCTGCGCTCCGACTTTGTTCAGAACTCCAATAACTCCTTCTGGTCCACCAACCCGGCGGCCCCCATTGAGGGGATCTCGCCGCTGTATGGACCTGAGCGGGGTGAGCAGTCACTGCGCACCCGGATGGCGTTGACGCTGATGAGTGACGCCCGTGGTGACGACGACAAGTTCAACCGCGATGAGGTCGAAGCGGCGCTGCTGAACAACCGGGCCTACCTGGCCGAGCTGGTGCTGGATGACCTGCTGAGCCAGTGTGAAGCCCAGGGCACCACACCGGTGGTGGTGAATGAGAGCCTGAGCGTGAACGTCGCCCCCGCCTGTGCGGCTCTGGCCCAATGGAATGGGGCACAGAACCTGGACAGTGTGGCCGGGGCGCTGTTGCGCGAGTTCGGTTACCAGTTCAACTCCGGGCTGTTGTCGGTCCCCTTCGACTACACCGATCCGATGAACACCCCCAACACCCTGGTGACCGACGGCCGGGCGCTGGTGGCGCTGGCCGTTGCCAGTGAAAACCTGACCCGTAACGGCTTTGCGCTGGACGCCACCCTGGGCAGCCTGCAGTTTGTTGAGAAGTCTCTGCCGGATGGCAGCGCCTCCGGAGCACGCTTCCCCTGGTCTGGCGCCAATAACTTTGAGGGGGGCTTTAACGTCTTCTCTTACAGCGCCAGCGGCGGCGATGACACCCTGCTGCCCCAGCACGCCTATGCGCCGGCCATTGATGTGGTCACCGGTGCGCCGATGCGCTCCCGTTTGTCCACCGAGGGTTACCACGTGCGTTACGGCTCCAGCTGGATGATGGTGGTGGGCTTTGAGGATGACGGCCCGGTGGCGCGCGGTCTGCTGAGTTACTCGGAATCCAATAACCCGCTGTCGCCCCACTGGAATGACCAAACCCGGTACTACTCGGAAAACACTGCGCTGCGTCCGTTGCGCTTTACTGAGGACGCCATTGCGGAAGCGTTGCTGTCGGACCAGACCATCCGTCACCAGCAGTAA
- a CDS encoding alpha/beta fold hydrolase: MTGSAPTLPPTLDQWQAAGATFHWRGHALFYRYQPNPGKPVLLLVHGFPSASWDWWALWPTLSQHYQLLSADMLGFGLSDKPHPHRYCIADQARMLLDLMAELGLGAAHILAHDYGDTVTQELLAQQLEGSTGVHWHSVTLLNGGLFPEAHRPLPIQRLMAGPVGPLLARLLGERRFKASLRRIWGETPPTEAELDTLWQLLCLKRGQRVIPGLIQYMAERRQHRTRWVDALQRTEGPLTLIDGLADPISGQTLVDRFRQLCPHGRVVTLPGVGHYPQLEAPQAVLEAMALSD; this comes from the coding sequence ATGACCGGAAGCGCGCCCACCCTGCCCCCAACCCTGGACCAGTGGCAAGCGGCGGGCGCCACCTTTCACTGGCGTGGCCATGCCCTGTTTTACCGATACCAGCCCAATCCGGGTAAGCCGGTACTGCTGCTGGTGCATGGTTTCCCGTCCGCCAGCTGGGACTGGTGGGCCCTCTGGCCCACCCTGTCACAGCACTACCAGTTGCTCAGCGCCGATATGCTCGGTTTCGGCTTAAGCGACAAACCTCACCCCCACCGCTACTGCATTGCTGATCAGGCCCGGATGCTGTTGGACCTGATGGCCGAACTGGGCCTCGGTGCGGCCCATATTCTGGCCCACGATTACGGTGATACCGTGACTCAGGAGCTGCTAGCGCAGCAGCTGGAGGGCAGCACCGGAGTGCACTGGCATTCCGTTACCCTGCTTAACGGCGGCCTGTTTCCAGAAGCCCACCGCCCCTTACCCATTCAGCGGCTGATGGCGGGCCCAGTGGGCCCGCTGCTGGCCCGGCTGCTGGGAGAGCGGCGCTTTAAAGCCAGCCTAAGGCGGATTTGGGGAGAAACCCCACCCACGGAAGCGGAGTTGGACACACTGTGGCAACTGCTCTGTCTGAAGCGGGGCCAACGGGTGATCCCCGGCCTGATCCAGTACATGGCGGAGCGCCGTCAGCATCGCACCCGCTGGGTGGATGCCCTGCAGCGCACGGAGGGCCCGCTGACCCTAATCGACGGTTTGGCCGACCCCATCTCAGGGCAAACCCTGGTGGACCGTTTCCGCCAGCTCTGCCCCCATGGCCGGGTGGTCACCCTGCCCGGCGTGGGCCACTACCCTCAGCTGGAAGCCCCACAAGCCGTACTGGAGGCGATGGCGCTGTCCGACTGA
- a CDS encoding acyl-CoA desaturase — MTDNKPRLILVNSAIFALTFLTALIAVPLYGLWQGYQSEALWVALLFWAWSGLSITAGYHRLWSHKAYSTHPVVQWVLAIGGAMAMQNSILHWASDHRRHHKHVDDNERDPYSAGRGFWYSHIGWMLREYQQVTPDIYNNVRDLQKNPIVMNQHNHYGKWVFATNIALPAFIGWLTGDILGMLLLAGVLRLVLVHHGTFFINSLAHIWGSQPYSDKHSSRDNGFIALATFGEGYHNFHHTFEYDYRNGIRWWHFDPTKWLIRGLAKLGLAKDLRRVPTERIESARLAMQLQSSQRLLAEHHSASEWLAKLEEEYERLLAELQRYYGEKQRQLKLHKHELDRSTRARLNELRQTFQQQKRQWQALRAQLHAQVA; from the coding sequence ATGACTGATAACAAGCCCCGTCTCATCCTCGTCAATAGCGCCATCTTCGCATTGACGTTCCTGACCGCCCTGATCGCGGTGCCGCTTTACGGCCTGTGGCAGGGATACCAAAGCGAAGCGCTTTGGGTGGCGCTGCTGTTCTGGGCCTGGAGTGGCCTGTCCATCACTGCCGGTTACCACCGCCTGTGGTCCCACAAGGCCTACAGCACCCATCCGGTGGTGCAGTGGGTGTTGGCCATCGGTGGCGCCATGGCGATGCAAAATTCCATCCTGCACTGGGCCTCTGACCACCGTCGGCACCATAAACACGTGGACGACAACGAGCGCGACCCCTACTCCGCTGGCCGGGGATTCTGGTACAGCCACATCGGTTGGATGCTGCGCGAGTATCAACAGGTTACCCCGGATATTTACAACAATGTCCGCGACCTGCAGAAGAATCCCATCGTGATGAATCAACACAACCACTACGGCAAGTGGGTGTTCGCCACCAACATCGCCCTGCCGGCCTTCATCGGTTGGCTCACTGGTGACATCCTGGGCATGTTGCTGCTGGCTGGGGTACTGCGCCTGGTGTTGGTGCACCACGGCACCTTCTTTATCAACTCGCTGGCCCACATTTGGGGCAGCCAGCCTTACAGTGACAAACACAGCTCCCGCGACAACGGTTTTATCGCCCTGGCCACCTTCGGAGAGGGCTACCACAACTTCCACCACACCTTTGAGTACGACTACCGTAACGGCATCCGCTGGTGGCACTTTGACCCCACCAAGTGGCTGATCCGCGGCCTGGCCAAACTGGGTCTGGCCAAGGACCTGCGCCGTGTGCCGACAGAGCGAATCGAATCCGCCCGCCTGGCGATGCAGCTGCAATCCAGTCAACGCCTGTTAGCTGAGCACCACAGTGCCAGTGAGTGGCTGGCGAAGCTGGAGGAGGAGTACGAGCGCCTGCTGGCCGAGCTTCAGCGCTATTACGGTGAGAAACAGCGCCAGCTGAAGCTGCACAAACATGAGTTGGATCGCTCCACCCGCGCCCGACTGAATGAGCTGCGCCAGACCTTCCAGCAGCAAAAACGCCAATGGCAGGCCCTGCGCGCCCAGTTGCACGCCCAGGTGGCCTGA
- the fabR gene encoding HTH-type transcriptional repressor FabR: protein MGIRAQQKEKTRRALVDAAFNQLSAERSFSSLSLREVAREAGIAPTSFYRHFKDMEELGLTMVDEGGLTLRQLMRKGRQRAAEGGSIVRVSIETFIEFIDSNPNVFRLLLRERSGTSAAFRSAVQREIEHFTAELIEYLQATTDLTPEVAHAQAEAMVILVFSAGAEAMDMNPKKRKVLAERLVLQLRMIIKGGSAL, encoded by the coding sequence ATGGGGATCCGAGCCCAGCAGAAAGAGAAAACCCGGCGCGCACTGGTTGATGCCGCGTTTAACCAGCTCAGTGCCGAGCGCAGTTTCTCCAGCCTGAGCCTGCGCGAAGTGGCCCGCGAGGCCGGCATTGCCCCAACCTCCTTCTACCGCCATTTCAAGGACATGGAAGAGCTGGGTCTGACGATGGTGGACGAGGGGGGCCTGACCTTGCGCCAGCTGATGCGCAAAGGTCGTCAGCGTGCCGCAGAGGGGGGAAGCATCGTGCGGGTCTCTATCGAGACCTTTATTGAGTTCATCGACAGCAACCCCAACGTATTCCGCCTGTTGCTGCGTGAACGCTCCGGAACCTCGGCGGCGTTTCGCTCCGCGGTGCAGCGTGAGATTGAACACTTCACTGCTGAACTGATCGAGTACCTCCAGGCCACCACAGACCTGACGCCGGAAGTGGCCCACGCACAGGCTGAAGCGATGGTGATTCTGGTGTTCAGCGCCGGCGCCGAAGCGATGGATATGAACCCGAAAAAGCGCAAGGTGCTGGCGGAACGACTGGTGCTGCAACTGCGCATGATCATCAAGGGCGGCAGCGCGCTGTAA
- a CDS encoding Crp/Fnr family transcriptional regulator — protein MVRAVSLNAGMKEKATIFFPGKVDDSILTFFLTHGESVNLAKGDTVPKKTLINSFVFLREGLLFYTTRTNNYSKPKFITVIFPNRLADYHLLFDDNCTCCKGIFAARDSEIIVINKQKIRELVQTRPDLFSQFTLDAAYYTERQTTLAVFLLTSSPEDKLLKFLFDTLVVLDTDFSQQWLTVHLKLTRQEIADILHISVIKLDLMLGELKKQGLVRRVGNKLQVRVDYFHPLSPCPLGREDANGCQSNNMSKFRAGNLITLNNGG, from the coding sequence ATGGTCAGAGCGGTATCGCTTAATGCTGGAATGAAGGAAAAGGCGACCATCTTTTTCCCGGGGAAGGTGGATGACAGCATCCTCACGTTCTTCCTGACTCACGGAGAAAGCGTCAATTTGGCAAAAGGGGATACCGTCCCTAAAAAAACACTGATTAATAGTTTTGTGTTTCTCAGAGAGGGATTACTTTTTTATACAACACGAACCAACAACTACTCAAAGCCCAAGTTCATCACTGTAATATTCCCCAACAGACTCGCTGATTATCACTTGCTGTTTGATGATAACTGTACGTGCTGCAAAGGAATATTTGCCGCCAGAGACAGCGAAATCATCGTAATTAACAAGCAAAAAATCCGGGAATTAGTGCAAACGCGTCCGGACCTTTTTTCTCAATTCACTCTTGATGCTGCTTACTACACTGAGCGACAAACCACCCTCGCTGTCTTTCTCCTTACCTCCTCTCCCGAAGATAAGTTACTCAAATTTCTGTTCGACACTCTGGTCGTGCTGGATACCGACTTCTCCCAACAATGGCTCACCGTTCACCTCAAGCTCACCCGGCAAGAGATTGCGGATATCCTTCATATCAGTGTGATCAAGCTGGACCTGATGCTGGGGGAGCTGAAGAAGCAGGGTCTGGTCAGGCGGGTCGGAAACAAGCTGCAGGTTCGGGTCGACTACTTCCATCCGCTGTCGCCCTGCCCTCTGGGGCGGGAGGACGCCAACGGTTGCCAGTCCAACAATATGTCGAAGTTCCGCGCCGGCAACCTGATTACGCTCAACAATGGCGGATAA
- a CDS encoding DMSO/selenate family reductase complex A subunit has protein sequence MERRNFLKLSAAFGATATVSGCGNSGSDKPTEPPKPPVESGEVLNWSACLVNCGSNCPIKVYSQDGIITRIEADHETTDEYGVNHQVRACPRGRSLRQRTYATDRLRTPMKRVGKRGSGEFVAISWEQAHSEVGAKLKQISENYGPEAIYMHYGTGAYYGFSSNVATWGRLLNLNGGFLDHHWDYSWAGIYAACMATYGDQWDSLVGSSLSDIVHSDLFVGFGFNPNEIRMSGSGEGYDFVKALEQNQKGIKVWMVEPRYTDSMRGNEDEWLAIRPGTDAALVEAVIYEMIQSGWVDQNAKSFLDRYAVGYDRASLVQTKAAIEQNDDAFIASHAQYIDPDQNYHDYIMGQGAFAADGAKTPQWAAAICGVPETRIKQLAQAIMAADAPYIIAGAGISRHANGDQATRAVYTLAIMTGKIGQAGVNSGAMPLTYGFGVAGMPTGTNPVDITIPVFTWSEAVVRGETFTGTNKGVRYKVSGTQERVDNNPAALGTNIKAIINCAGNALINQHSDSNATAAILEDESLCELIVVSDCWMTPSAKFADYLLPDSTWLESEDYASDSYAAGQMAYATFMSTSLKPLGESRSMFDICAGIADAMGVGEQFTEGLTGKQWCEKLYQKTREMHPDVDMPESYEAAQKVGVFRKYMPAPYVAYQAYIQDPEANPRPTLSGKFEIFSLSLARKAATWELPSGDQITPLPQYVVTWEGYEDQEAIDAGYPLQLCGYHTKGRTHSSFHNVPWLREAVEDAVWLNPLDAAERGINDGDRVHVYNPRGTIELPARLTPRVTPGVCALGQGAWYQPDPSGKLGPSGHVVDIGGCINTLTKVHPSPVTKGNPQHTNRVQVQKA, from the coding sequence ATGGAACGTAGAAACTTTCTGAAACTGAGCGCGGCGTTCGGCGCCACAGCCACCGTCAGTGGCTGCGGCAACAGTGGTAGTGACAAACCGACAGAGCCACCGAAACCCCCTGTTGAGTCTGGCGAGGTGTTGAACTGGTCAGCCTGTCTGGTGAACTGCGGTTCTAACTGCCCGATCAAGGTGTACAGCCAGGACGGCATCATCACCCGCATTGAGGCAGACCATGAAACCACCGATGAGTATGGGGTGAACCATCAGGTTCGGGCCTGTCCTCGTGGGCGTTCGCTGCGCCAGCGCACCTATGCAACGGATCGCCTGCGCACTCCGATGAAGCGGGTGGGCAAACGGGGTTCCGGCGAGTTTGTGGCGATCAGCTGGGAGCAGGCTCACTCCGAAGTGGGTGCCAAGCTGAAACAGATCAGCGAAAACTACGGGCCGGAAGCGATCTACATGCATTACGGCACCGGCGCTTATTACGGCTTCTCGTCCAATGTGGCCACCTGGGGACGGCTGTTGAACCTGAATGGCGGGTTCCTCGACCACCACTGGGATTACTCCTGGGCAGGCATCTATGCCGCCTGTATGGCGACCTACGGCGACCAGTGGGACAGCCTGGTGGGCAGCAGCCTCAGTGATATCGTCCATTCCGACCTGTTTGTTGGTTTTGGCTTTAACCCGAACGAGATCCGCATGAGTGGCAGTGGCGAAGGCTATGACTTCGTCAAGGCACTGGAGCAAAACCAGAAGGGTATAAAAGTCTGGATGGTGGAGCCGCGCTATACCGACTCGATGCGGGGCAACGAGGATGAGTGGCTGGCGATTCGCCCGGGGACAGACGCCGCGCTGGTGGAGGCGGTGATTTACGAGATGATCCAGTCTGGCTGGGTCGACCAGAACGCCAAGTCCTTCCTTGACCGGTATGCGGTGGGCTATGACCGCGCTTCTCTGGTTCAAACCAAAGCAGCCATTGAGCAAAACGACGACGCCTTTATCGCGTCTCACGCTCAGTACATCGACCCGGATCAGAACTATCACGACTACATCATGGGCCAGGGTGCCTTCGCGGCCGATGGGGCGAAAACCCCTCAGTGGGCGGCGGCGATCTGCGGGGTGCCGGAAACGCGCATCAAGCAGTTGGCGCAAGCCATCATGGCGGCTGATGCTCCCTATATCATCGCGGGAGCCGGGATCAGCCGTCACGCCAATGGCGATCAGGCCACCCGGGCGGTCTACACCCTCGCCATTATGACCGGCAAGATCGGTCAGGCGGGTGTAAACAGCGGTGCCATGCCGTTGACCTATGGATTTGGGGTGGCGGGGATGCCTACCGGCACCAACCCGGTGGACATCACCATTCCGGTCTTTACCTGGTCGGAAGCGGTGGTGCGGGGTGAAACCTTCACCGGCACCAATAAAGGCGTGCGTTACAAGGTCAGCGGCACACAGGAGAGGGTGGACAACAACCCGGCGGCGCTGGGCACCAACATCAAAGCGATCATCAACTGCGCCGGTAATGCCCTGATCAATCAGCACTCTGACAGCAACGCCACGGCAGCGATCCTTGAGGATGAGTCCCTTTGCGAGCTGATTGTGGTCAGTGATTGTTGGATGACGCCCTCCGCCAAGTTTGCCGATTACCTGCTGCCGGACAGCACCTGGCTGGAGAGTGAGGACTACGCCAGCGACAGTTATGCCGCCGGGCAGATGGCGTACGCCACCTTTATGAGCACCTCATTGAAGCCGCTGGGGGAGTCCCGGTCGATGTTTGATATCTGCGCCGGTATTGCCGACGCGATGGGGGTAGGGGAGCAGTTCACCGAAGGGCTGACGGGCAAGCAGTGGTGCGAAAAGCTGTACCAGAAAACCCGCGAGATGCACCCGGATGTCGATATGCCGGAAAGCTACGAAGCCGCCCAGAAGGTTGGGGTGTTCCGCAAGTATATGCCGGCACCGTATGTGGCTTATCAGGCCTACATTCAGGACCCGGAAGCCAACCCGCGGCCCACCCTCTCCGGCAAGTTCGAGATCTTCTCCCTGTCCCTGGCGCGTAAGGCCGCCACCTGGGAGCTGCCCAGCGGCGATCAGATCACGCCACTGCCCCAATATGTGGTGACCTGGGAGGGCTACGAGGATCAGGAAGCGATCGATGCGGGTTACCCGTTGCAGCTGTGTGGCTACCACACCAAGGGCCGTACCCACTCCAGTTTCCATAACGTTCCCTGGCTGCGTGAAGCGGTGGAAGACGCCGTGTGGCTGAACCCTCTCGATGCGGCGGAGCGGGGAATTAACGATGGAGATCGGGTCCATGTCTACAACCCACGCGGCACCATTGAGCTGCCTGCCCGCCTGACACCCCGTGTCACGCCTGGCGTGTGTGCGCTTGGGCAGGGGGCCTGGTATCAGCCTGATCCGAGCGGCAAGCTGGGGCCATCTGGCCATGTGGTGGATATCGGCGGTTGCATCAACACGCTGACCAAGGTCCACCCCTCACCGGTGACCAAAGGAAACCCACAGCACACCAACCGGGTGCAGGTACAGAAGGCTTAA
- a CDS encoding DMSO/selenate family reductase complex B subunit — MSNSTQYGFYFDSSKCTGCKTCHIACKDRMVGITRNKDDVVNAGVADLPGMLWRRVYEYGGGSWSQNSDNSYNQNVFAYYASLGCNHCSEPVCVKTCPTGAMHKREQDGLVLVDESLCIGCQSCAQACPYDAPQIDAARKIMTKCDGCHDRLEQGRKPICVESCPLRALDFDTMENLRHRYGEGDGHFAPLPAASITQPNLIVKAPKHAQASGSSAGKVLNVREV, encoded by the coding sequence ATGAGCAACAGCACTCAATACGGTTTCTACTTTGACAGCAGTAAATGCACCGGCTGCAAAACCTGCCATATCGCCTGTAAAGACCGGATGGTGGGGATAACCCGCAACAAAGATGATGTGGTCAATGCCGGTGTGGCAGATCTGCCCGGCATGCTGTGGCGGCGGGTGTATGAGTATGGCGGGGGCAGCTGGTCGCAAAACAGTGATAACAGCTACAACCAGAATGTCTTTGCTTACTATGCCTCGCTGGGTTGTAACCACTGCTCCGAACCGGTTTGCGTCAAAACCTGCCCTACCGGAGCGATGCACAAGCGTGAACAGGATGGCCTGGTGTTGGTGGATGAGTCCCTCTGCATCGGCTGTCAGAGCTGTGCGCAGGCCTGTCCTTACGATGCTCCGCAGATCGATGCGGCCCGTAAGATCATGACCAAGTGCGATGGCTGTCATGACCGACTGGAGCAGGGCCGCAAGCCCATCTGTGTTGAAAGCTGCCCTTTGCGGGCACTGGATTTCGACACCATGGAGAACCTGCGCCATCGCTATGGCGAGGGGGACGGGCACTTTGCACCGCTACCGGCAGCGTCGATCACCCAGCCAAACCTGATCGTCAAGGCACCGAAACACGCCCAGGCCAGCGGTTCCTCTGCGGGCAAGGTTCTTAACGTTCGCGAGGTGTAA